Proteins encoded in a region of the Acipenser ruthenus chromosome 54, fAciRut3.2 maternal haplotype, whole genome shotgun sequence genome:
- the LOC117398288 gene encoding uncharacterized protein LOC117398288 isoform X1, with the protein MLGRALLQTAVVLWLVGRSFQGGVKPQGNGALGRMFMPSAMRGNGGVGLGQGGMKAGGAGLPQGLQPGHGVGAKPAKAGGRYPGYGGLPQQGLGPYGAGAGGKPMKAGYGGVQPGYGAGAGLPQGLQPGYGVGAKPAKAGGYGGNGYPYAGQQLGGPGVMAGNGGKGPKAGYGAGAGGYPNGGLQPGYGAGAGLPTGLGAKAGKQAGYGNGGGPYPGAGLGNGYRAPYGNGQAGIPQAGKVKPAGYGNGGGAYPDAGLGNGYGNGYGNGYGAGVQPGYGNGYPSVLADGAGLGAKAGKGAGQAGVPQAAGYGNGYGAGVQPGHGNGYPSVLADGAGLGAKAGKGAGLYGNGGPTGIGAEQAKYGGAGPGPYGAQPLLPAGLGADGKAGSMEGVSFPMEDSQWCRPDWGLMQDWENTAELSLPMTLSPSSLAVWEWNLLQPNTGALDSFLTMEPQ; encoded by the exons ATGTTGGGACGCGCTCTACTTCAGACCGCTGTGGTCCTCTGGTTGGTCGGACGCTCTTTTCAAGGAG gagtGAAGCCTCAGGGAAATGGAGCTCTGGGTCGCATGTTCATGCCATCAGCGATGAGAG GTAATGGTGGTGTAGGACTGGGACAGGGAGGGATGAAAGCTGGAG gaGCCGGACTACCTCAAGGACTGCAGCCTGGGCATGGAGTTGGAGCCAAGCCTGCCAAGGCAGGAG GTCGTTACCCGGGATACGGAGGGTTACCTCAGCAAGGTTTGG GTCCCTATGGTGCCGGGGCTGGTGGTAAACCAATGAAAGCAG GCTACGGTGGTGTTCAGCCTGGCTACGGAGCCG gagCCGGCCTACCTCAAGGACTGCAGCCTGGGTATGGAGTTGGAGCCAAGCCTGCCAAGGCAGGAG GATACGGAGGAAATGGGTATCCTTATGCAGGACAACAGCTCggag GTCCTGGGGTGATGGCAGGAAACGGAGGAAAGGGACCTAAAGCAG GCTATGGTGCTGGAGCGGGAGGCTATCCCAACGGAGGGCTGCAGCCAGGCTATG GCGCCGGAGCTGGACTCCCCACTGGACTGGGAGCCAAGGCTGGAAAACAAG CCGGATATGGGAACGGTGGGGGACCTTATCCCGGGGCTGGATTGGGAAATGGCTACAGAGCTCCTTATGGGAATG GTCAAGCTGGGATTCCTCAAGCTGGCAAAGTCAAACCTGCag GCTATGGCAATGGAGGGGGTGCTTATCCAGACGCTGGGCTAGGAAATGGATACGGAaatg GATACGGTAACGGCTATGGAGCGGGCGTGCAGCCGGGATACGGCAACG GTTACCCCAGTGTGTTGGCTGATGGAGCTGGTCTTGGAGCGAAAGCAGGGAAGGGAGCAG GTCAGGCTGGAGTTCCACAAGCagcag GATACGGTAACGGCTATGGAGCGGGCGTGCAGCCGGGACACGGCAACG GTTACCCCAGTGTGTTGGCTGATGGAGCTGGTCTTGGAGCGAAAGCAGGGAAGGGAGCAG GTCTCTATGGCAACGGTGGTCCCACTGGTATTGGTGCAGAACAAGCTAAATATG ggggAGCAGGTCCGGGGCCCTATGGTGCTCAACCCCTCCTTCCTGCTGGACTGGGAGCTGATGGGAAGGCTGGAAGTATGGAGGGGGTCAGCTTCCCTATGGAGGACAGCCAGTGGTGCCGGCCGGACTGGGGCCTGATGCAGGACTGGGAAAATACG GCGGAGCTCAGCCTCCCTATGACGCTCAGCCCTTCCTCCCTGGCGGTTTGGGAGTGGAACCTTCTGCAGCCAAATACG GGGGCGCTGGACAGCTTCCTTACAATGGAGCCCCAGTGA
- the LOC117398288 gene encoding uncharacterized protein LOC117398288 isoform X5, whose amino-acid sequence MLGRALLQTAVVLWLVGRSFQGGVKPQGNGALGRMFMPSAMRGNGGVGLGQGGMKAGGAGLPQGLQPGHGVGAKPAKAGGRYPGYGGLPQQGLGPYGAGAGGKPMKAGYGGVQPGYGAGAGLPQGLQPGYGVGAKPAKAGGYGGNGYPYAGQQLGGPGVMAGNGGKGPKAGYGAGAGGYPNGGLQPGYGAGAGLPTGLGAKAGKQAGYGNGGGPYPGAGLGNGYRAPYGNGQAGIPQAGKVKPAGYGNGGGAYPDAGLGNGYGNGYGNGYGAGVQPGYGNGYPSVLADGAGLGAKAGKGAGLYGNGGPTGIGAEQAKYGGAGPGPYGAQPLLPAGLGADGKAGSMEGVSFPMEDSQWCRPDWGLMQDWENTAELSLPMTLSPSSLAVWEWNLLQPNTGALDSFLTMEPQ is encoded by the exons ATGTTGGGACGCGCTCTACTTCAGACCGCTGTGGTCCTCTGGTTGGTCGGACGCTCTTTTCAAGGAG gagtGAAGCCTCAGGGAAATGGAGCTCTGGGTCGCATGTTCATGCCATCAGCGATGAGAG GTAATGGTGGTGTAGGACTGGGACAGGGAGGGATGAAAGCTGGAG gaGCCGGACTACCTCAAGGACTGCAGCCTGGGCATGGAGTTGGAGCCAAGCCTGCCAAGGCAGGAG GTCGTTACCCGGGATACGGAGGGTTACCTCAGCAAGGTTTGG GTCCCTATGGTGCCGGGGCTGGTGGTAAACCAATGAAAGCAG GCTACGGTGGTGTTCAGCCTGGCTACGGAGCCG gagCCGGCCTACCTCAAGGACTGCAGCCTGGGTATGGAGTTGGAGCCAAGCCTGCCAAGGCAGGAG GATACGGAGGAAATGGGTATCCTTATGCAGGACAACAGCTCggag GTCCTGGGGTGATGGCAGGAAACGGAGGAAAGGGACCTAAAGCAG GCTATGGTGCTGGAGCGGGAGGCTATCCCAACGGAGGGCTGCAGCCAGGCTATG GCGCCGGAGCTGGACTCCCCACTGGACTGGGAGCCAAGGCTGGAAAACAAG CCGGATATGGGAACGGTGGGGGACCTTATCCCGGGGCTGGATTGGGAAATGGCTACAGAGCTCCTTATGGGAATG GTCAAGCTGGGATTCCTCAAGCTGGCAAAGTCAAACCTGCag GCTATGGCAATGGAGGGGGTGCTTATCCAGACGCTGGGCTAGGAAATGGATACGGAaatg GATACGGTAACGGCTATGGAGCGGGCGTGCAGCCGGGATACGGCAACG GTTACCCCAGTGTGTTGGCTGATGGAGCTGGTCTTGGAGCGAAAGCAGGGAAGGGAGCAG GTCTCTATGGCAACGGTGGTCCCACTGGTATTGGTGCAGAACAAGCTAAATATG ggggAGCAGGTCCGGGGCCCTATGGTGCTCAACCCCTCCTTCCTGCTGGACTGGGAGCTGATGGGAAGGCTGGAAGTATGGAGGGGGTCAGCTTCCCTATGGAGGACAGCCAGTGGTGCCGGCCGGACTGGGGCCTGATGCAGGACTGGGAAAATACG GCGGAGCTCAGCCTCCCTATGACGCTCAGCCCTTCCTCCCTGGCGGTTTGGGAGTGGAACCTTCTGCAGCCAAATACG GGGGCGCTGGACAGCTTCCTTACAATGGAGCCCCAGTGA
- the LOC117398288 gene encoding fibroin heavy chain-like isoform X6, whose amino-acid sequence MLGRALLQTAVVLWLVGRSFQGGVKPQGNGALGRMFMPSAMRGNGGVGLGQGGMKAGGAGLPQGLQPGYGVGAKPAKAGGYGGNGYPYAGQQLGGPGVMAGNGGKGPKAGYGAGAGGYPNGGLQPGYGAGAGLPTGLGAKAGKQAGYGNGGGPYPGAGLGNGYRAPYGNGQAGIPQAGKVKPAGYGNGGGAYPDAGLGNGYGNGYGNGYGAGVQPGYGNGYPSVLADGAGLGAKAGKGAGQAGVPQAAGYGNGYGAGVQPGHGNGYPSVLADGAGLGAKAGKGAGLYGNGGPTGIGAEQAKYGGAGPGPYGAQPLLPAGLGADGKAGSMEGVSFPMEDSQWCRPDWGLMQDWENTAELSLPMTLSPSSLAVWEWNLLQPNTGALDSFLTMEPQ is encoded by the exons ATGTTGGGACGCGCTCTACTTCAGACCGCTGTGGTCCTCTGGTTGGTCGGACGCTCTTTTCAAGGAG gagtGAAGCCTCAGGGAAATGGAGCTCTGGGTCGCATGTTCATGCCATCAGCGATGAGAG GTAATGGTGGTGTAGGACTGGGACAGGGAGGGATGAAAGCTGGAG gagCCGGCCTACCTCAAGGACTGCAGCCTGGGTATGGAGTTGGAGCCAAGCCTGCCAAGGCAGGAG GATACGGAGGAAATGGGTATCCTTATGCAGGACAACAGCTCggag GTCCTGGGGTGATGGCAGGAAACGGAGGAAAGGGACCTAAAGCAG GCTATGGTGCTGGAGCGGGAGGCTATCCCAACGGAGGGCTGCAGCCAGGCTATG GCGCCGGAGCTGGACTCCCCACTGGACTGGGAGCCAAGGCTGGAAAACAAG CCGGATATGGGAACGGTGGGGGACCTTATCCCGGGGCTGGATTGGGAAATGGCTACAGAGCTCCTTATGGGAATG GTCAAGCTGGGATTCCTCAAGCTGGCAAAGTCAAACCTGCag GCTATGGCAATGGAGGGGGTGCTTATCCAGACGCTGGGCTAGGAAATGGATACGGAaatg GATACGGTAACGGCTATGGAGCGGGCGTGCAGCCGGGATACGGCAACG GTTACCCCAGTGTGTTGGCTGATGGAGCTGGTCTTGGAGCGAAAGCAGGGAAGGGAGCAG GTCAGGCTGGAGTTCCACAAGCagcag GATACGGTAACGGCTATGGAGCGGGCGTGCAGCCGGGACACGGCAACG GTTACCCCAGTGTGTTGGCTGATGGAGCTGGTCTTGGAGCGAAAGCAGGGAAGGGAGCAG GTCTCTATGGCAACGGTGGTCCCACTGGTATTGGTGCAGAACAAGCTAAATATG ggggAGCAGGTCCGGGGCCCTATGGTGCTCAACCCCTCCTTCCTGCTGGACTGGGAGCTGATGGGAAGGCTGGAAGTATGGAGGGGGTCAGCTTCCCTATGGAGGACAGCCAGTGGTGCCGGCCGGACTGGGGCCTGATGCAGGACTGGGAAAATACG GCGGAGCTCAGCCTCCCTATGACGCTCAGCCCTTCCTCCCTGGCGGTTTGGGAGTGGAACCTTCTGCAGCCAAATACG GGGGCGCTGGACAGCTTCCTTACAATGGAGCCCCAGTGA
- the LOC117398288 gene encoding uncharacterized protein LOC117398288 isoform X3 gives MLGRALLQTAVVLWLVGRSFQGGVKPQGNGALGRMFMPSAMRGNGGVGLGQGGMKAGGAGLPQGLQPGHGVGAKPAKAGGRYPGYGGLPQQGLGPYGAGAGGKPMKAGYGGVQPGYGAGAGLPQGLQPGYGVGAKPAKAGGYGGNGYPYAGQQLGGPGVMAGNGGKGPKAGYGAGAGGYPNGGLQPGYGAGAGLPTGLGAKAGKQAGYGNGGGPYPGAGLGNGYRAPYGNGQAGIPQAGKVKPAGYGNGGGAYPDAGLGNGYGNGYGNGYGAGVQPGYGNGYPSVLADGAGLGAKAGKGAGYGNGYGAGVQPGHGNGYPSVLADGAGLGAKAGKGAGLYGNGGPTGIGAEQAKYGGAGPGPYGAQPLLPAGLGADGKAGSMEGVSFPMEDSQWCRPDWGLMQDWENTAELSLPMTLSPSSLAVWEWNLLQPNTGALDSFLTMEPQ, from the exons ATGTTGGGACGCGCTCTACTTCAGACCGCTGTGGTCCTCTGGTTGGTCGGACGCTCTTTTCAAGGAG gagtGAAGCCTCAGGGAAATGGAGCTCTGGGTCGCATGTTCATGCCATCAGCGATGAGAG GTAATGGTGGTGTAGGACTGGGACAGGGAGGGATGAAAGCTGGAG gaGCCGGACTACCTCAAGGACTGCAGCCTGGGCATGGAGTTGGAGCCAAGCCTGCCAAGGCAGGAG GTCGTTACCCGGGATACGGAGGGTTACCTCAGCAAGGTTTGG GTCCCTATGGTGCCGGGGCTGGTGGTAAACCAATGAAAGCAG GCTACGGTGGTGTTCAGCCTGGCTACGGAGCCG gagCCGGCCTACCTCAAGGACTGCAGCCTGGGTATGGAGTTGGAGCCAAGCCTGCCAAGGCAGGAG GATACGGAGGAAATGGGTATCCTTATGCAGGACAACAGCTCggag GTCCTGGGGTGATGGCAGGAAACGGAGGAAAGGGACCTAAAGCAG GCTATGGTGCTGGAGCGGGAGGCTATCCCAACGGAGGGCTGCAGCCAGGCTATG GCGCCGGAGCTGGACTCCCCACTGGACTGGGAGCCAAGGCTGGAAAACAAG CCGGATATGGGAACGGTGGGGGACCTTATCCCGGGGCTGGATTGGGAAATGGCTACAGAGCTCCTTATGGGAATG GTCAAGCTGGGATTCCTCAAGCTGGCAAAGTCAAACCTGCag GCTATGGCAATGGAGGGGGTGCTTATCCAGACGCTGGGCTAGGAAATGGATACGGAaatg GATACGGTAACGGCTATGGAGCGGGCGTGCAGCCGGGATACGGCAACG GTTACCCCAGTGTGTTGGCTGATGGAGCTGGTCTTGGAGCGAAAGCAGGGAAGGGAGCAG GATACGGTAACGGCTATGGAGCGGGCGTGCAGCCGGGACACGGCAACG GTTACCCCAGTGTGTTGGCTGATGGAGCTGGTCTTGGAGCGAAAGCAGGGAAGGGAGCAG GTCTCTATGGCAACGGTGGTCCCACTGGTATTGGTGCAGAACAAGCTAAATATG ggggAGCAGGTCCGGGGCCCTATGGTGCTCAACCCCTCCTTCCTGCTGGACTGGGAGCTGATGGGAAGGCTGGAAGTATGGAGGGGGTCAGCTTCCCTATGGAGGACAGCCAGTGGTGCCGGCCGGACTGGGGCCTGATGCAGGACTGGGAAAATACG GCGGAGCTCAGCCTCCCTATGACGCTCAGCCCTTCCTCCCTGGCGGTTTGGGAGTGGAACCTTCTGCAGCCAAATACG GGGGCGCTGGACAGCTTCCTTACAATGGAGCCCCAGTGA
- the LOC117398288 gene encoding uncharacterized protein LOC117398288 isoform X2: protein MLGRALLQTAVVLWLVGRSFQGGVKPQGNGALGRMFMPSAMRGNGGVGLGQGGMKAGGAGLPQGLQPGHGVGAKPAKAGGRYPGYGGLPQQGPYGAGAGGKPMKAGYGGVQPGYGAGAGLPQGLQPGYGVGAKPAKAGGYGGNGYPYAGQQLGGPGVMAGNGGKGPKAGYGAGAGGYPNGGLQPGYGAGAGLPTGLGAKAGKQAGYGNGGGPYPGAGLGNGYRAPYGNGQAGIPQAGKVKPAGYGNGGGAYPDAGLGNGYGNGYGNGYGAGVQPGYGNGYPSVLADGAGLGAKAGKGAGQAGVPQAAGYGNGYGAGVQPGHGNGYPSVLADGAGLGAKAGKGAGLYGNGGPTGIGAEQAKYGGAGPGPYGAQPLLPAGLGADGKAGSMEGVSFPMEDSQWCRPDWGLMQDWENTAELSLPMTLSPSSLAVWEWNLLQPNTGALDSFLTMEPQ from the exons ATGTTGGGACGCGCTCTACTTCAGACCGCTGTGGTCCTCTGGTTGGTCGGACGCTCTTTTCAAGGAG gagtGAAGCCTCAGGGAAATGGAGCTCTGGGTCGCATGTTCATGCCATCAGCGATGAGAG GTAATGGTGGTGTAGGACTGGGACAGGGAGGGATGAAAGCTGGAG gaGCCGGACTACCTCAAGGACTGCAGCCTGGGCATGGAGTTGGAGCCAAGCCTGCCAAGGCAGGAG GTCGTTACCCGGGATACGGAGGGTTACCTCAGCAAG GTCCCTATGGTGCCGGGGCTGGTGGTAAACCAATGAAAGCAG GCTACGGTGGTGTTCAGCCTGGCTACGGAGCCG gagCCGGCCTACCTCAAGGACTGCAGCCTGGGTATGGAGTTGGAGCCAAGCCTGCCAAGGCAGGAG GATACGGAGGAAATGGGTATCCTTATGCAGGACAACAGCTCggag GTCCTGGGGTGATGGCAGGAAACGGAGGAAAGGGACCTAAAGCAG GCTATGGTGCTGGAGCGGGAGGCTATCCCAACGGAGGGCTGCAGCCAGGCTATG GCGCCGGAGCTGGACTCCCCACTGGACTGGGAGCCAAGGCTGGAAAACAAG CCGGATATGGGAACGGTGGGGGACCTTATCCCGGGGCTGGATTGGGAAATGGCTACAGAGCTCCTTATGGGAATG GTCAAGCTGGGATTCCTCAAGCTGGCAAAGTCAAACCTGCag GCTATGGCAATGGAGGGGGTGCTTATCCAGACGCTGGGCTAGGAAATGGATACGGAaatg GATACGGTAACGGCTATGGAGCGGGCGTGCAGCCGGGATACGGCAACG GTTACCCCAGTGTGTTGGCTGATGGAGCTGGTCTTGGAGCGAAAGCAGGGAAGGGAGCAG GTCAGGCTGGAGTTCCACAAGCagcag GATACGGTAACGGCTATGGAGCGGGCGTGCAGCCGGGACACGGCAACG GTTACCCCAGTGTGTTGGCTGATGGAGCTGGTCTTGGAGCGAAAGCAGGGAAGGGAGCAG GTCTCTATGGCAACGGTGGTCCCACTGGTATTGGTGCAGAACAAGCTAAATATG ggggAGCAGGTCCGGGGCCCTATGGTGCTCAACCCCTCCTTCCTGCTGGACTGGGAGCTGATGGGAAGGCTGGAAGTATGGAGGGGGTCAGCTTCCCTATGGAGGACAGCCAGTGGTGCCGGCCGGACTGGGGCCTGATGCAGGACTGGGAAAATACG GCGGAGCTCAGCCTCCCTATGACGCTCAGCCCTTCCTCCCTGGCGGTTTGGGAGTGGAACCTTCTGCAGCCAAATACG GGGGCGCTGGACAGCTTCCTTACAATGGAGCCCCAGTGA
- the LOC117398288 gene encoding fibroin heavy chain-like isoform X4, with the protein MLGRALLQTAVVLWLVGRSFQGGVKPQGNGALGRMFMPSAMRGNGGVGLGQGGMKAGGAGLPQGLQPGHGVGAKPAKAGGRYPGYGGLPQQGLGPYGAGAGGKPMKAGYGGVQPGYGAGAGLPQGLQPGYGVGAKPAKAGGPGVMAGNGGKGPKAGYGAGAGGYPNGGLQPGYGAGAGLPTGLGAKAGKQAGYGNGGGPYPGAGLGNGYRAPYGNGQAGIPQAGKVKPAGYGNGGGAYPDAGLGNGYGNGYGNGYGAGVQPGYGNGYPSVLADGAGLGAKAGKGAGQAGVPQAAGYGNGYGAGVQPGHGNGYPSVLADGAGLGAKAGKGAGLYGNGGPTGIGAEQAKYGGAGPGPYGAQPLLPAGLGADGKAGSMEGVSFPMEDSQWCRPDWGLMQDWENTAELSLPMTLSPSSLAVWEWNLLQPNTGALDSFLTMEPQ; encoded by the exons ATGTTGGGACGCGCTCTACTTCAGACCGCTGTGGTCCTCTGGTTGGTCGGACGCTCTTTTCAAGGAG gagtGAAGCCTCAGGGAAATGGAGCTCTGGGTCGCATGTTCATGCCATCAGCGATGAGAG GTAATGGTGGTGTAGGACTGGGACAGGGAGGGATGAAAGCTGGAG gaGCCGGACTACCTCAAGGACTGCAGCCTGGGCATGGAGTTGGAGCCAAGCCTGCCAAGGCAGGAG GTCGTTACCCGGGATACGGAGGGTTACCTCAGCAAGGTTTGG GTCCCTATGGTGCCGGGGCTGGTGGTAAACCAATGAAAGCAG GCTACGGTGGTGTTCAGCCTGGCTACGGAGCCG gagCCGGCCTACCTCAAGGACTGCAGCCTGGGTATGGAGTTGGAGCCAAGCCTGCCAAGGCAGGAG GTCCTGGGGTGATGGCAGGAAACGGAGGAAAGGGACCTAAAGCAG GCTATGGTGCTGGAGCGGGAGGCTATCCCAACGGAGGGCTGCAGCCAGGCTATG GCGCCGGAGCTGGACTCCCCACTGGACTGGGAGCCAAGGCTGGAAAACAAG CCGGATATGGGAACGGTGGGGGACCTTATCCCGGGGCTGGATTGGGAAATGGCTACAGAGCTCCTTATGGGAATG GTCAAGCTGGGATTCCTCAAGCTGGCAAAGTCAAACCTGCag GCTATGGCAATGGAGGGGGTGCTTATCCAGACGCTGGGCTAGGAAATGGATACGGAaatg GATACGGTAACGGCTATGGAGCGGGCGTGCAGCCGGGATACGGCAACG GTTACCCCAGTGTGTTGGCTGATGGAGCTGGTCTTGGAGCGAAAGCAGGGAAGGGAGCAG GTCAGGCTGGAGTTCCACAAGCagcag GATACGGTAACGGCTATGGAGCGGGCGTGCAGCCGGGACACGGCAACG GTTACCCCAGTGTGTTGGCTGATGGAGCTGGTCTTGGAGCGAAAGCAGGGAAGGGAGCAG GTCTCTATGGCAACGGTGGTCCCACTGGTATTGGTGCAGAACAAGCTAAATATG ggggAGCAGGTCCGGGGCCCTATGGTGCTCAACCCCTCCTTCCTGCTGGACTGGGAGCTGATGGGAAGGCTGGAAGTATGGAGGGGGTCAGCTTCCCTATGGAGGACAGCCAGTGGTGCCGGCCGGACTGGGGCCTGATGCAGGACTGGGAAAATACG GCGGAGCTCAGCCTCCCTATGACGCTCAGCCCTTCCTCCCTGGCGGTTTGGGAGTGGAACCTTCTGCAGCCAAATACG GGGGCGCTGGACAGCTTCCTTACAATGGAGCCCCAGTGA